In the Deinococcus malanensis genome, one interval contains:
- the coxB gene encoding cytochrome c oxidase subunit II, with amino-acid sequence MKLNTIQDRHSGTARPRKRPAAFPALAAGLAATLLTGCQQSEQFLSIGDMSSDYNKEIFWMSLWAIALSIIVFVGVSWALFYSVQKFREDRHEAPPAQFHGNNRLEVILVAVPVVIVILLSVLTVRSMARLNPVPVNAPKIDVLSKQFWWNFAYPTVTSDAGGTVANANEMVMPTNQPVVLNLTSGDVIHGFWAPNIGGQRHALPSVIRTWKVDTERPGVYQGNCSQLCGASHANMRYKVIALEPERYAAFLAAAKAYRAPTPAEGSAEARGYTLFMQGKASTGALACSACHRVQGTPAAGAAGPDLSFFGTRRTLGAGMWEGEVAERNLVPWIANSPGMKPGALMPTYDGSEYLVNGKVQKGGVLTRAEIEDIAAYLRSLKLPEEADYWRGTPVYGVRAGGTQ; translated from the coding sequence GTGAAGTTGAACACCATCCAAGACCGCCACAGCGGCACAGCCCGGCCGCGCAAACGCCCAGCGGCCTTCCCGGCCCTGGCTGCCGGGCTGGCCGCCACGTTGCTCACCGGCTGCCAGCAGTCCGAACAATTTCTCTCAATTGGAGACATGAGTTCGGACTACAACAAAGAGATCTTCTGGATGAGTCTGTGGGCCATTGCGCTCTCGATCATCGTCTTTGTTGGGGTCTCGTGGGCTCTGTTCTACTCGGTGCAGAAGTTCCGCGAGGACCGTCACGAGGCGCCGCCGGCCCAGTTCCACGGCAACAACCGCCTGGAAGTCATCCTGGTGGCTGTGCCGGTTGTGATCGTGATCCTGCTGAGCGTGCTGACCGTGCGCAGCATGGCCCGTCTGAACCCCGTGCCCGTCAATGCTCCCAAGATTGATGTGCTGTCCAAGCAGTTCTGGTGGAACTTCGCCTATCCCACCGTGACCAGTGACGCCGGCGGCACGGTGGCCAACGCCAACGAGATGGTCATGCCCACCAACCAGCCGGTGGTGCTGAACCTGACCAGTGGGGATGTGATTCACGGTTTCTGGGCTCCCAACATCGGTGGACAGCGTCACGCGCTGCCCAGCGTTATCCGCACCTGGAAGGTCGACACCGAACGTCCCGGTGTTTATCAGGGCAACTGCTCGCAGCTGTGTGGGGCCAGCCACGCCAACATGCGCTACAAGGTCATCGCGCTGGAGCCCGAACGCTACGCAGCGTTCCTGGCGGCCGCCAAGGCCTACCGTGCCCCCACGCCCGCCGAGGGCAGCGCCGAGGCCCGCGGCTACACGCTGTTCATGCAGGGCAAGGCTTCCACGGGCGCTCTGGCCTGCTCGGCCTGTCACCGCGTTCAGGGAACGCCGGCTGCGGGCGCGGCCGGCCCGGACCTGAGCTTTTTCGGCACCCGCCGTACGCTGGGTGCCGGCATGTGGGAAGGTGAGGTCGCCGAAAGGAACCTGGTTCCGTGGATCGCGAACAGTCCAGGGATGAAGCCCGGTGCCCTGATGCCCACCTATGACGGCAGCGAGTACCTGGTCAACGGCAAGGTGCAAAAAGGTGGCGTTCTGACCCGGGCGGAAATCGAGGATATCGCCGCTTACCTGCGCAGTCTGAAGCTGCCGGAAGAGGCGGACTATTGGCGCGGCACGCCGGTGTACGGCGTCCGTGCAGGAGGAACGCAGTGA
- a CDS encoding SCO family protein: MKWLTASLLTIAAVLAGLLLFRSLSPAPLGGDDLGTPKPLPALSLISERGQPTRLNAADGRLRLVFYGFVRCPDVCPATLTSLKTTYDKLTPQVRQRVQVQFITVDPEHDTPAVVRRYLAGFNPSFSGLTGKAETIDEAARQMFVTNVRPMPTRDHSSHQDTPPTAGSGADNAQQAGASAREAARLHGDQVSVVDGQGRFVRVYGNSDVLAGVLDQDLPQLVRRYAD, from the coding sequence ATGAAGTGGTTGACCGCCTCCCTCCTGACCATCGCTGCCGTGCTGGCAGGTCTGCTGCTGTTCCGGAGCCTCTCCCCTGCCCCCCTGGGAGGGGACGACCTGGGCACCCCGAAACCACTACCCGCCCTGAGTCTGATCAGCGAGCGCGGCCAGCCCACCCGTCTGAATGCTGCTGATGGCCGTCTCCGGCTGGTGTTTTACGGCTTCGTGCGCTGCCCGGACGTGTGCCCGGCCACGCTGACAAGCCTGAAAACCACCTACGACAAGCTGACTCCGCAGGTACGCCAGCGCGTGCAGGTCCAGTTCATCACGGTGGACCCGGAGCATGACACACCGGCAGTCGTTCGCCGGTACCTTGCGGGTTTCAACCCGTCCTTCAGTGGGCTGACCGGGAAGGCCGAAACCATTGATGAGGCCGCCCGGCAGATGTTCGTGACCAACGTCAGGCCCATGCCCACGCGGGACCACAGCAGTCATCAGGACACACCGCCCACCGCAGGATCCGGCGCCGACAACGCGCAGCAGGCAGGAGCATCAGCGCGCGAAGCTGCGAGACTGCACGGCGATCAGGTCAGCGTGGTGGATGGACAGGGCCGCTTCGTGCGGGTCTATGGCAACAGCGATGTGCTGGCCGGGGTGCTGGACCAGGACCTGCCACAGCTGGTACGGCGGTACGCCGACTGA
- a CDS encoding alpha/beta hydrolase gives MTDLNWIHHLERGTGDLTVLLLHGTGGNERQLLTLGRQVAPEANLLGVRGRSLEEGFPRYFRRFSATRYDQEQIRSEAAALSRFVQDAAEEYGLNPARVVALGYSNGANIALATLATHPQTFLGAALLRPVMPLDEPPATDLSGVSVLVLHGAHDPYAAHAGGVTPYLKGAGAQVQQHLLNAGHELTGEDVQLCEEWLGQLR, from the coding sequence ATGACTGATCTGAACTGGATTCATCACCTGGAGCGGGGTACGGGAGACCTTACAGTCCTGTTGCTGCACGGCACAGGCGGCAACGAGCGGCAGCTGCTCACCCTGGGCCGGCAGGTGGCGCCTGAGGCGAATCTGCTGGGCGTGCGCGGGCGCTCGCTGGAGGAAGGTTTCCCGAGGTATTTCCGGCGCTTTTCCGCCACGCGATATGACCAGGAGCAGATCCGCAGCGAGGCGGCGGCTCTGTCCCGGTTCGTTCAGGACGCCGCTGAGGAATACGGTCTGAACCCTGCGCGGGTGGTCGCCCTGGGCTATAGCAATGGGGCCAATATCGCCCTGGCCACTCTGGCAACCCACCCGCAGACCTTTCTGGGAGCTGCCCTGCTGCGGCCGGTGATGCCTCTGGATGAGCCGCCAGCCACAGACCTCAGCGGGGTATCCGTCCTGGTGCTGCATGGAGCGCACGACCCATACGCCGCCCATGCCGGGGGCGTGACTCCTTACCTGAAAGGTGCCGGTGCCCAGGTGCAGCAGCACCTGCTGAATGCAGGGCACGAACTGACGGGTGAGGACGTGCAGCTTTGTGAGGAGTGGCTGGGCCAGTTGCGCTGA
- a CDS encoding DUF420 domain-containing protein, translating to MAETINQWAVFTIVLSGLALMAGVFLIRGGNREAHMKAMLLASGLATVFLVLYLTRLGLGYEKKYIGPNRGAYLALLISHIILAAANLPLALLALWNAWKGLKAAGNLRNIDLPAARGYFNRHRAWVRWTVPVWLYVAVTGWIIYLLLGRYGEVIKA from the coding sequence ATGGCAGAAACGATTAATCAATGGGCGGTCTTCACGATCGTTCTGAGCGGGCTGGCGCTGATGGCCGGGGTGTTCCTGATCCGGGGAGGCAACCGCGAGGCGCATATGAAGGCCATGCTGCTGGCCAGTGGTCTGGCCACGGTGTTTCTGGTGCTGTACCTGACCCGGCTGGGCCTGGGCTACGAGAAGAAATACATCGGTCCCAACCGGGGTGCTTACCTGGCGCTGCTGATCAGCCACATCATCCTGGCGGCGGCGAACCTGCCGCTGGCCCTGCTGGCCCTGTGGAACGCCTGGAAGGGACTTAAGGCGGCGGGCAACCTGCGCAACATCGACCTGCCGGCCGCCCGTGGCTACTTCAACCGGCACCGCGCGTGGGTGCGCTGGACCGTGCCGGTGTGGCTGTATGTGGCCGTCACCGGCTGGATCATCTATCTGCTGCTGGGCCGCTACGGAGAAGTGATCAAGGCCTGA
- a CDS encoding ring-cleaving dioxygenase: MTTLNLTGIHHLTAVSADIRENKRFYTQDLGMRLVKRSVNQDDVSAYHLFYADAVGTPGTDLTFFDWPVGRERRGNHTVTRTALRVRNEASLTYWHERLGALNVQHGQIVERDGRATLDFEDHEGQRLALIVDGGTGDAPAPWEASPVPTEHQIRGLGPITMTVPNLRNTDLVLQRVMNLRPVRQYPDPESPAHTVHVYEMGNGGPHAELHVAVRPDLSPAQPGAGGVHHVAFRTPNEDEYHAWTEHFRHFGLQTSGEVDRYYFRSLYFREPNGILYEIATDGPGFGVDEDMTTLGEKVILPPRFEARREQIVAGLKPID; encoded by the coding sequence ATGACCACCCTGAACCTGACTGGCATCCACCACCTCACCGCCGTGTCTGCCGACATCCGTGAGAACAAGCGCTTCTACACCCAGGATCTGGGAATGCGGCTGGTCAAACGTAGCGTGAACCAGGACGACGTGAGTGCCTATCACCTGTTTTACGCCGACGCGGTTGGCACCCCCGGCACGGACCTGACCTTCTTCGACTGGCCGGTGGGCCGTGAGCGGCGCGGCAACCATACCGTGACGCGTACAGCGCTGCGCGTCCGGAATGAAGCCAGCCTGACCTACTGGCACGAGCGCTTGGGCGCCCTGAATGTGCAGCACGGTCAGATCGTCGAGCGGGACGGCCGGGCAACCCTGGACTTCGAAGACCACGAGGGTCAGCGCCTGGCGCTGATCGTGGACGGTGGCACTGGAGACGCGCCGGCTCCCTGGGAGGCCAGCCCCGTGCCCACCGAGCACCAGATCCGTGGCCTGGGACCCATCACCATGACCGTGCCAAACCTGCGCAACACCGATCTGGTGCTGCAGCGCGTCATGAACCTGCGCCCGGTGCGCCAGTACCCCGACCCGGAGAGTCCTGCCCATACCGTACACGTGTACGAAATGGGAAACGGGGGCCCGCACGCGGAACTGCATGTGGCCGTGCGCCCGGACCTGTCACCAGCGCAGCCTGGTGCGGGCGGAGTGCATCACGTGGCCTTCCGCACCCCCAACGAGGACGAGTACCATGCCTGGACCGAGCATTTCCGGCACTTTGGCCTGCAGACCAGCGGTGAAGTGGACCGGTACTATTTCCGCAGCCTGTACTTCCGGGAGCCCAATGGCATCCTGTACGAAATTGCCACCGACGGCCCTGGCTTTGGCGTGGACGAGGACATGACGACCCTGGGTGAGAAAGTGATTCTCCCGCCCCGCTTCGAAGCCCGCCGCGAGCAGATCGTTGCCGGTCTCAAGCCTATCGACTAA
- the ruvB gene encoding Holliday junction branch migration DNA helicase RuvB, with product MTDPATNLDAALRPKTLTEYVGQEKLKDKLGVYLQAAKGRREALDHTLLFGPPGLGKTTLAHIIAAELGVNIRVTSGPAIEKPGDLAAILTNSLEEGDVLFIDEIHRLGRVAEEHLYPAMEDFKLDIVLGQGPAARTIELPLPRFTLVGATTRPGLITAPMRSRFGIIEHLEYYTAEEIGTNLLRDARLLGFGLEEDAALEIGARSRGTMRIAKRLLRRVRDYADVAGETVIGLERAHDALDKQGLDAAGLDDRDKKYLETLIHRFAGGPVGVDTLATAISEDALTLEDVYEPYLIQLGFIKRTPRGRVATAHAYDHLGLPVGGVDGDLGLFIN from the coding sequence ATGACCGACCCCGCCACCAACCTGGACGCTGCCCTGCGCCCAAAAACCCTGACCGAATACGTAGGACAGGAGAAGCTGAAGGACAAGCTCGGCGTGTATCTGCAGGCAGCCAAGGGCCGGCGGGAGGCGCTGGATCACACGCTGCTGTTTGGCCCGCCGGGACTGGGCAAAACCACACTGGCGCATATTATTGCCGCCGAATTGGGTGTAAATATCCGCGTCACCTCGGGTCCTGCCATTGAGAAGCCGGGGGACCTTGCGGCCATCCTGACCAACAGCCTGGAAGAGGGTGACGTGCTGTTTATCGACGAGATTCACCGCCTGGGCCGCGTGGCCGAGGAACACCTCTACCCGGCCATGGAGGATTTCAAGCTGGACATTGTGCTGGGCCAGGGCCCGGCGGCCCGCACCATCGAACTGCCTCTGCCGCGATTCACGCTGGTGGGCGCCACCACCCGCCCCGGTCTGATCACTGCGCCCATGCGCAGCCGCTTCGGGATCATTGAGCACCTGGAGTACTACACGGCCGAAGAGATCGGCACCAACCTGCTGCGTGACGCCCGGCTGCTGGGCTTTGGCCTGGAGGAGGACGCCGCCCTGGAAATCGGGGCACGCAGCCGCGGCACCATGCGCATCGCCAAGCGCCTGCTGCGCCGCGTGCGCGACTACGCTGACGTGGCTGGCGAAACGGTGATTGGGCTGGAACGTGCCCACGACGCCCTGGATAAGCAGGGGCTCGACGCGGCCGGATTGGACGACCGCGACAAGAAGTACCTCGAAACGCTGATTCACCGTTTCGCGGGTGGTCCCGTAGGCGTGGACACCCTGGCAACCGCCATCAGCGAGGATGCCCTTACGCTGGAAGATGTATACGAGCCCTACCTCATCCAGCTGGGCTTTATCAAGCGCACCCCGCGGGGGCGCGTGGCCACCGCGCACGCCTATGACCACCTGGGATTGCCGGTCGGTGGCGTGGACGGGGACCTGGGGCTGTTTATCAACTGA
- a CDS encoding cbb3-type cytochrome c oxidase subunit I, with translation MTVQHAPQTTATQRGVWEVVKDYMMTTDHKKIGILYIFVSILAFAAAGLLAVAIRVQLALPNQEILVGTAYNQVLTVHAALMIFFFLIPIGLFGFGNFFLPLQLGVRDVALPRVNTFAVWLFVFSLILVVLGLWNGGAPSVGWTFYYPLSVDANQTGVSVLMVALILNGIGSLLGSANFAATIVNLRAPGMSLWKMPIFCWSIFATSILQLVSLGGLTAAALVTYLEIKMGLSMFNPGINGVPVLMQQFFWFYSHPAVYVMLLPYLGIGAEIASTMARKPLFGYRVMVYSLLGIVLVSLLVWVHHIFAVGLPEIWQIAFAVMTLIVAVPTGVKIFNLIGTLWGGRILMKSPTYWLVGFIFNFLVGGITGVSLGMIPFDYQVTMSYYVVAHFHNVMMFGTAFLAMGGIYYWWPKMTGRFLDEKYGLWHFWLFMIGSWLTFLPQYILGMLGMPRRYYTYPEGNFAWTELNFLSTLGALTLLAGGVVWVWNMGQSLQRPITAGPNPWGGFTLEWTAASPPAAYNFAHDFPTNFPTERPLYDWEKSGETLTPVDPKTIHLPVDSIWPFVTAFGLLLMGYGLSFGWFTNYSPAVGLRPFSEASPGFLFATVLLYLSFPVFLWGLFKWAGTREYAVPVEHHHLTKYDNGFMGMSWFILSEIGLFAVLIAGYVYLRVIGAAEPPALRPQLWLASLNTLILVSSSGVIHKAEQDMHHGRVTWGRLGLFITLLLGALFMIFQVYEFALFGVESDWKQNLWQACFFIIVGLHGLHILIGGVGVALPYYQAVTGKIDKHNHGSLTAASMYWHLVDVVWLLIVAIFYAW, from the coding sequence GTGACCGTTCAGCACGCTCCGCAGACCACCGCCACCCAGCGTGGCGTGTGGGAGGTCGTCAAGGACTACATGATGACCACCGATCACAAGAAGATCGGGATTCTGTACATCTTCGTGTCTATTCTGGCCTTTGCTGCCGCTGGTCTGCTGGCGGTGGCCATCCGCGTGCAGCTGGCGCTGCCCAATCAGGAAATTCTGGTCGGCACGGCCTACAACCAGGTGCTAACGGTCCACGCGGCCCTGATGATCTTTTTCTTCCTGATTCCCATCGGGCTGTTCGGCTTCGGAAACTTTTTCCTGCCGCTCCAGCTGGGAGTACGGGACGTCGCGCTGCCGCGCGTCAACACGTTTGCGGTGTGGCTGTTTGTCTTCAGTCTGATCCTGGTCGTACTGGGCCTGTGGAACGGCGGGGCACCCAGTGTCGGCTGGACCTTCTACTACCCGCTGTCCGTGGACGCCAACCAGACCGGTGTCAGCGTGCTGATGGTGGCCCTGATCCTCAACGGCATCGGGTCGCTGCTGGGCAGCGCGAACTTTGCGGCCACCATCGTCAACCTGCGGGCCCCGGGCATGAGCCTGTGGAAGATGCCCATCTTCTGCTGGAGCATCTTTGCCACCAGCATCCTGCAGCTGGTGTCGCTGGGAGGCCTGACGGCGGCGGCGCTGGTCACCTATCTGGAAATCAAGATGGGGCTGAGCATGTTTAACCCCGGCATCAACGGTGTGCCGGTGCTGATGCAGCAGTTCTTCTGGTTCTACTCGCACCCGGCCGTGTACGTCATGCTGCTGCCCTACCTGGGGATCGGCGCGGAAATCGCCTCCACCATGGCCCGCAAGCCGCTGTTCGGCTACCGCGTGATGGTGTACTCGCTGCTGGGCATCGTGCTGGTCAGCCTGCTGGTATGGGTACACCACATCTTCGCGGTGGGCCTGCCGGAAATCTGGCAGATTGCCTTCGCCGTGATGACCCTGATCGTGGCCGTCCCGACCGGTGTGAAAATCTTCAACCTGATCGGTACGCTGTGGGGCGGCCGCATTCTGATGAAGTCCCCCACCTACTGGCTGGTCGGCTTTATCTTCAACTTCCTCGTCGGCGGGATTACCGGCGTTTCGCTCGGCATGATTCCCTTCGACTATCAGGTCACGATGTCCTACTACGTGGTGGCGCACTTCCACAACGTGATGATGTTCGGCACGGCCTTCCTGGCCATGGGCGGCATCTACTACTGGTGGCCCAAGATGACCGGGCGCTTCCTGGACGAGAAGTATGGCCTGTGGCACTTCTGGCTGTTCATGATCGGCTCGTGGCTGACCTTCCTGCCGCAGTACATTCTGGGAATGCTGGGCATGCCCCGGCGCTACTACACCTACCCCGAAGGCAACTTCGCCTGGACCGAGCTGAACTTCCTGAGCACGCTGGGCGCCCTGACCCTGCTGGCCGGCGGCGTGGTGTGGGTGTGGAACATGGGGCAAAGCCTGCAGCGTCCCATTACGGCCGGGCCCAATCCCTGGGGCGGCTTCACCCTGGAGTGGACGGCAGCCTCACCACCTGCTGCCTACAACTTCGCGCATGACTTTCCCACCAACTTCCCCACCGAGCGCCCACTGTATGACTGGGAGAAGAGCGGAGAAACCCTGACCCCGGTGGACCCCAAGACCATTCACCTGCCGGTGGACAGCATCTGGCCCTTCGTGACCGCATTTGGCCTGCTGCTGATGGGGTATGGCCTGAGCTTCGGTTGGTTTACCAACTACTCCCCGGCTGTCGGCCTGAGGCCCTTCTCCGAGGCCTCACCGGGTTTCCTGTTCGCGACGGTGCTGCTGTACCTGAGTTTCCCGGTGTTCCTGTGGGGCCTGTTCAAGTGGGCCGGTACCCGTGAGTACGCCGTGCCGGTCGAGCACCACCACCTGACCAAATACGACAACGGCTTCATGGGCATGAGCTGGTTCATCCTGAGTGAAATTGGCCTGTTCGCCGTGCTGATCGCCGGGTACGTGTACCTGCGTGTGATTGGTGCCGCTGAGCCGCCGGCCCTGCGTCCCCAGCTCTGGCTGGCATCGCTCAACACCCTGATTCTGGTCAGCTCGTCGGGCGTGATTCACAAGGCCGAGCAGGACATGCACCATGGCCGCGTGACGTGGGGCCGCCTGGGGCTGTTCATCACCCTGCTGCTGGGCGCGCTGTTCATGATCTTCCAGGTGTACGAGTTCGCGCTGTTCGGTGTGGAAAGCGACTGGAAACAGAACCTGTGGCAGGCCTGCTTCTTTATCATCGTCGGCCTCCACGGTCTGCACATCCTGATCGGGGGCGTAGGCGTGGCTCTGCCGTACTACCAGGCCGTGACCGGCAAGATCGATAAGCACAACCACGGCTCGCTGACCGCTGCCAGCATGTACTGGCACCTGGTGGACGTGGTGTGGCTGCTGATTGTGGCGATCTTCTACGCCTGGTAA
- a CDS encoding heme o synthase, protein MTAVPETAVPSAVQTSPLRATWRDYLALTKPKVISLLLWTTLAAMFMAQRGWPGLGLLVVVSLAGYMSAGSAGVFNMIIDRDIDLKMARTAKRPTSSGLITSRQAAAFGATLQVLSFVMLWIWATPLAAWMSLAGFLTYVVVYTLWLKRNTWHNIVLGGAAGCFPPLVGWAAVTGDLNLFAWFLFAIIFFWTPVHFWALALMIKDEYREVGIPMLPVVHGDKLTVAQIGLYAIYTVVLSVMPVFFREVGAIYFLSAALLGGWLMVLSWRLYRHVMDGNAVERRVAVPLYLYSMLYLALLFVMAAVDRIVFAHL, encoded by the coding sequence GTGACCGCAGTGCCGGAGACGGCCGTGCCCTCCGCAGTCCAGACCAGCCCGTTGCGGGCCACCTGGCGGGACTATCTGGCGCTGACCAAGCCCAAGGTCATCAGTCTGTTGCTGTGGACCACGCTGGCGGCAATGTTCATGGCCCAGCGGGGCTGGCCCGGGCTGGGGCTGCTCGTGGTGGTGTCGCTGGCCGGGTACATGTCGGCCGGTTCAGCGGGCGTATTCAACATGATCATCGACCGGGACATCGACCTGAAAATGGCACGTACGGCCAAGCGTCCCACCAGCAGTGGCCTGATCACCAGCCGTCAGGCCGCTGCGTTCGGCGCCACTCTGCAGGTGCTGTCCTTTGTCATGCTGTGGATCTGGGCCACCCCGCTGGCCGCCTGGATGAGTCTGGCCGGCTTCCTGACCTACGTTGTGGTCTACACGTTGTGGCTCAAGCGCAACACCTGGCACAACATCGTGCTGGGCGGTGCAGCCGGGTGTTTCCCGCCGCTGGTGGGCTGGGCGGCCGTGACCGGGGACCTCAATCTGTTCGCCTGGTTCCTGTTTGCCATCATCTTCTTCTGGACGCCGGTGCACTTCTGGGCCCTGGCCCTGATGATCAAAGACGAGTACCGCGAGGTCGGCATTCCGATGTTGCCGGTGGTGCACGGTGACAAACTGACTGTGGCACAGATCGGCCTGTATGCCATCTATACGGTCGTCCTGTCCGTGATGCCGGTGTTTTTCCGTGAGGTTGGGGCGATCTACTTCCTGTCCGCTGCCCTGCTCGGCGGCTGGCTGATGGTGCTGTCGTGGCGCCTTTACCGGCATGTCATGGACGGAAACGCGGTAGAACGCCGGGTGGCGGTGCCGTTGTATCTGTACTCCATGCTGTATCTGGCGCTGCTGTTCGTAATGGCGGCGGTAGACCGGATCGTCTTTGCTCATCTGTAA
- a CDS encoding COX15/CtaA family protein, with the protein MRATPGTDTRPTPSLWLPRLAWGALAYNVLVILWGAVVRITGAGAGCGDHWPLCNGLVVPQDATVHTLIEFSHRLTSGLSGVLALVLLFLAFRHTPARHPARLGAVLSFGLILLEGLVGGVQVRLGLTADSTEPARGFVQGIHLANTFVLLGALLLTALWASGRPALRLRQQGQAVWLGGAGLGLLLVLGMAGAVTALGDLLFLPADGSTPIETVKRDYAATATLIENLRVLHPMLAILTSAYLLWMASRLFRLRPDAQVRRWGLWLSGAIAVQMLAGFANVALKAPGWMQLTHLLLACMMWLVTVMLVYRALTALSLRSPSTVSGVQGQGA; encoded by the coding sequence TTGAGGGCCACCCCTGGCACGGACACCCGGCCCACACCAAGCCTCTGGCTGCCCCGGCTGGCGTGGGGTGCGCTGGCCTACAACGTACTGGTCATTCTGTGGGGCGCGGTGGTCCGGATTACCGGTGCCGGCGCCGGCTGCGGTGACCACTGGCCGCTGTGTAACGGCCTGGTCGTGCCACAAGACGCCACGGTGCATACGCTGATCGAGTTCAGCCACCGCCTGACCAGCGGGCTGAGTGGTGTGCTGGCCCTGGTGCTGCTTTTCCTGGCCTTCCGGCATACACCGGCGCGTCATCCGGCGCGCCTTGGGGCCGTGCTGAGCTTCGGCCTGATCCTGCTTGAAGGGCTGGTGGGCGGGGTGCAGGTCCGGCTGGGCCTGACGGCCGACAGCACCGAACCGGCACGTGGATTCGTGCAGGGGATTCATCTGGCCAACACCTTTGTGCTGCTGGGTGCCCTGCTGCTGACGGCCCTGTGGGCCTCAGGACGGCCGGCGCTTCGGCTCAGGCAGCAGGGACAGGCCGTCTGGCTGGGGGGCGCGGGCCTGGGACTGCTGCTGGTGCTGGGTATGGCCGGCGCGGTGACAGCGCTCGGCGACCTGCTGTTCCTGCCGGCCGACGGCAGTACCCCCATCGAGACGGTCAAGCGTGACTACGCGGCCACGGCGACCCTGATCGAGAACCTGCGAGTGCTTCACCCGATGCTGGCGATCCTGACCAGTGCCTACCTGCTGTGGATGGCCTCCAGGCTCTTTCGGCTGCGCCCGGACGCACAGGTGCGGCGCTGGGGACTGTGGCTCTCTGGGGCCATTGCCGTGCAGATGCTGGCCGGCTTTGCCAACGTCGCCCTGAAGGCCCCGGGATGGATGCAACTGACACATCTGCTGCTGGCGTGCATGATGTGGCTTGTGACCGTGATGCTGGTGTACCGCGCCCTGACTGCCCTGTCCCTCCGTTCCCCCTCCACCGTCTCTGGTGTGCAGGGGCAGGGCGCGTGA
- the panB gene encoding 3-methyl-2-oxobutanoate hydroxymethyltransferase, whose product MKRSIPELLQSEQPLVMVTAYDYPGGLHAEAAGVDLILVGDSLGNVVLGYESTAPVTLGDMIHHGKAVRRGAPQTFLVVDMPFGTYHTGVTDAMRKAVRIIQETGADAVKMEGSTPEVLQVVDTLTRNGVPVVGHVGLMPQTATAQGGLRVQGKDDDTARRTLEGALALEAAGAFCVVLEAIPARLAKLITERLRVPTIGIGAGINCDGQVLVTHDLLGIYEGEEKKIARRYAEVGRVSREAIAQYAAEVRRREFPTRENSFVMKDDVLDKLY is encoded by the coding sequence ATGAAACGCAGTATCCCAGAGCTTTTGCAATCCGAGCAGCCCCTGGTGATGGTGACCGCCTATGACTATCCGGGCGGCCTGCACGCCGAGGCCGCCGGCGTGGATCTGATTCTGGTCGGCGACAGCCTGGGCAACGTCGTCCTGGGGTACGAGAGCACTGCGCCCGTAACCCTGGGAGACATGATCCATCACGGTAAGGCCGTACGCCGTGGGGCCCCACAGACCTTTCTGGTGGTGGACATGCCGTTCGGGACGTACCACACGGGCGTGACCGACGCCATGCGCAAAGCCGTCCGGATTATCCAGGAGACTGGTGCCGACGCCGTGAAAATGGAGGGCAGCACCCCGGAAGTTCTTCAGGTGGTCGATACCCTGACCCGCAACGGTGTCCCGGTCGTCGGGCACGTGGGCCTGATGCCTCAGACGGCCACGGCTCAGGGCGGATTGCGGGTCCAGGGCAAGGATGACGACACGGCGCGCCGGACTCTCGAAGGGGCGCTGGCTCTGGAAGCAGCTGGGGCCTTCTGTGTGGTTCTGGAAGCCATCCCCGCGCGGCTGGCCAAGCTGATTACCGAGCGGCTCCGGGTACCTACCATCGGCATTGGTGCTGGGATCAACTGTGATGGACAGGTGCTGGTAACCCACGACCTGCTGGGCATCTACGAAGGCGAGGAAAAGAAGATCGCCAGGCGCTACGCCGAGGTGGGCCGGGTGTCCCGCGAGGCCATCGCGCAGTACGCTGCCGAGGTGCGCCGCCGCGAATTCCCCACGCGCGAGAACAGCTTTGTCATGAAAGACGACGTGCTGGACAAGCTGTACTAA
- a CDS encoding helix-turn-helix domain-containing protein, protein MDEVMTLEELAAYLKVSETTAYQLVRGGGIPGRKVGREWRFLRARVTEWLMQAGQEDSMENSGVVQRDGFGGEFMVEDGQEKVALWLPMTREEKARQIEKAQREGINVSDLVAAYLRDWAQA, encoded by the coding sequence ATGGACGAAGTGATGACCCTGGAAGAACTCGCCGCGTACCTGAAGGTCAGTGAGACGACCGCCTACCAGCTCGTCCGTGGAGGCGGAATTCCAGGGCGCAAGGTGGGTCGGGAATGGCGGTTTCTCAGAGCGCGGGTAACAGAGTGGCTGATGCAGGCCGGGCAGGAGGACAGCATGGAAAACAGTGGCGTGGTTCAGCGAGACGGGTTTGGCGGCGAGTTCATGGTGGAAGACGGGCAGGAAAAGGTGGCGCTGTGGTTACCCATGACCCGCGAGGAAAAGGCCCGCCAGATCGAGAAGGCACAGCGCGAAGGCATCAACGTCAGCGATCTGGTCGCGGCATACCTGCGCGACTGGGCACAGGCCTGA